In Carassius carassius chromosome 5, fCarCar2.1, whole genome shotgun sequence, one genomic interval encodes:
- the LOC132140326 gene encoding zinc finger BED domain-containing protein 4-like — protein sequence MLNRLVEQRWPVTAVLSDPSITKKGNRTLDLTGDQWKLAQETSELLGPLLTLTELLSQEANLSLSATVPMLFNLKKRHLSPEEDDSPAIREMKNTLVKEIDSRWELLNLEPTSIYLLSSALDVRFKHLKFLEDEKKDLVYIEVVRLAEHLHQQQIVRKGEELSASHGEEETDAPPPPAKKKQQEISMLMQADDEEEEERGDSAKTEMEQYLRDATKLQSGPLAWWKQNSDRYPKLAFAAKHLLCVPATSTPSERIFSKAGYIVNKTRSSLLPENVDKLIFLAHNMKRV from the exons ATGCTTAACCGACTGGTGGAGCAGCGATGGCCAGTGACAGCTGTTTTGTCAGATCCCAGCATCACTAAGAAAGGAAATCGCACCCTTGACTTGACAGGAGACCAGTGGAAACTGGCACAAGAGACATCAGAATTACTTGGGCCCCTGCTCACACTCACAGAACTACTATCACAGGAGGCAAACTTGTCGTTGTCGGCAACAGTGCCAATGCTCTTTAACCTGAAGAAACGCCACCTGTCACCAGAAGAGGATGACAGCCCTGCCATCAGAGAAATGAAGAATACCCTTGTCAAGGAGATCGACAGCAGATGGGAACTGTTAAATTTGGAACCCACCAGCATCTATCTCCTTTCTTCAGCACTAGACGTGAGATTTAAGCACCTTAAATTCCTTGAGGATGAGAAGAAGGACCTGGTATACATTGAG GTTGTCAGACTAGCTGAACATCTGCATCAGCAACAGATCGTTCGCAAGGGAGAAGAGCTGTCAGCAAGCCACGGAGAAGAGGAGACGGATGCGCCACCACCACCcgccaaaaaaaaacagcaggagaTTTCAATGCTGATGCAGGCTGATGACGAAGAGGAAGAAGAACGCGGAGACAGCGCAAAGACAGAGATGGAGCAGTATTTGAGAGATGCTACTAAATTACAGTCGGGCCCACTGGCATGGTGGAAGCAAAACAGTGACCGCTACCCTAAACTGGCATTTGCAGCCAAACACCTTCTTTGCGTTCCGGCCACTTCAACTCCATCAGAGCGCATTTTCTCAAAAGCTGGCTACATCGTCAACAAGACCCGAAGTTCCCTTTTACCAGAAAATGTGGACAAACTCATCTTCCTCGCACACAACATGAAACGAGTATAG